GGCAGTGTGATCGCCCCGGATTATTTCCGCTTGCAAACCGATGCGCCGCTGGAGAATGCCGTGCTGACCGGCTGGGCCAAGGGGCAGCAAATCAAGTCGGGTTTGGCGCGCATTCGAGGTTATGCGGCGTTTCAAGGCAGTGCCAAGGTAAAAATCGGCGATCTGGTCGAATTGAAAGGCGTGGGTGCGCGCTTTAACGGCAATGTGCTGGTCACCGCAGTGAAACATGACATCAAACAAGGCAATTGGGTGACGGAAATCGAATTCGGCATGCCGTCGCAGTGGTTCACCGAGCAATATAAAACCGAAGCGCCGCTGACCTCCGGTTTTGTGCCCGGAGTTAACGGCTTGCAAGTCGGTGTGGTGAAAAAGCTCGATGCCGATCCGGAGGGGCAATACAAGATCCAGGTATCCGTTCCGGTATTGCAGGCGGAAACCGACGGCGTATGGGCGCGGCTGGCCAGTTTCTATGGTTCCAACGGCATCGGCGCTTTCTTTATTCCGGAGATCGGCGACGAAGTGGTGCTGGGATACTTCAACGACGATCCATCGCATCCGGTCATTCTCGGCAGTTTGTACAGCAGCAAACAGAAGATGCCTTACGAATTGACCGCCGATAATTTCACCAAAGCCGTGGTGACGCGCAGTAAGCTCAAGCTGGAATTCGACGACGACAAGAAAGTCATCACACTGACCACACCCGGCAATAACAAAATCGTCATCAGCGACGACCAAAAATCGATTCTGCTGCAAGACCAGAATGCAAACAAAATCGAGCTCAATTCCAGCGGCATTGTCATCGACAGCCCGAAAGACATCAAGATCAGCGCCAAGGGCAAGGTAACCATCGACGCGGTGAGCAATATCGAATTGACGGCGCAAGCGGATATCAAGAATCAGGGACTCAACATCAATCATCAAGCCAACGTCGGTTTTAGCGCCAAAGGCAATGCCACGGCCGAGCTGTCGGCCAGCGGCCAGACTACGGTGAAAGGCGCTATTGTGATGATCAATTAAGCTGCATTGAGTGCTCAGGATTTCAATTAAATGTTGACAGGAGTGTAATCATGCCCCCAGCCGCACGTATCACCGACATGCATACTTGCCCGATGCAAACACCGGGCGTTCCACCGATTCCCCATGTCGGCGGGCCGATTAGCGGTCCTTGCGTGCCCACTGTATTAATCGGCAATATGCCGGCCGCCGTGGTAGGGGATATGTGCGTCTGCGTCGGTCCGCCGGACAGTATTGTGAAGGGTTCCGCAACGGTCATGATCAGCAATCGTCCAGCAGCCAGGGTCGGCGATACCACAGCGCATGGCGGTACGATTGTGCTGGGTTTGCCGACCGTGATGATCGGCGGTTAACAGGGGAAACAAAACGGTGAGTATCGACAAATCCTTTCTCGGTACCGGCTGGGGATTTCCCCCCGAGTTTAATAAACAGGGATCGGCGCGCAAGGTTGCCGCGGAAGAAGATATTCATGAAAGCTTGTTTATTCTCTTATCGACCAATCCCGGCGAACGCGTGATGCAGCCGACATATGGTTGCGGCCTGAAAAGTCAGGTCTTTGAAGAGATCAATGAAACGGCGGTAACCGTCATGGTCGATTTAATCCGGCGCGCGATCCTTTTCTTCGAGCCGCGGGTGATTGTGGAAAGCATCCGGGTGGATTCGGATAACCAGGAAGATATCCTGAACGGCTTGATCAAGATCGATGTCGCGTACATCGTGCGTGCAACGAATAATCGTCACAATATCGTGTATCCGTTTTATTTCACGGAAGGAACGAATGTCAAATTATGAGGATTCCCCGGTGAATGAAGGTTCGTGCTGATCGATTAACGAATAGTCATTTGCACATCAGTGACGGCAGAAGTCAGGAAAAAAGGCTGCTGCCGGCGCTTGAGAAGGATTATTTCAATGTCGCCGAATTGCGTTTTCACACCTTATTGGCGCTCGCGGTTGAATATGCCCGGGTGCTGAAATTTTATAACCTGGAAAATCGTGAAGACGGTACCTGGGAGCATTTTTTTTCATGGGATGAAACGGTCGTTATTGCCACCATACTGGCGGTCGATCTGGATAAACTGGGGAACGGCGATGGCGATAACAGTCATGTGACCGATGCCCATCGGGAATTAATCGAAGCATTGCGCGCACTACCCGCCAAAGAAATTGGCCGGCACATGATTGCGGCTTATAGTGCGGTCACTATGCTCGATCAATGGCTGCAATTGCTCGCGCATGCGAAAAATGCGCTGGGTGTTGAGTTGCGCAAGGTTGTGGAAAGCGTGATTACCGGGCTTAAAAAAGATATCGCCATACTCGGGGAATATCTGGCCGGTTACCTTTCGCATCGCACACTCGAGGAAATTTTTTCCGGCGACTTGATTGCGCTGATGTCCGCCGTGGAAGAAACCAAACTGAGCCGGGCGAATGCCGCCGTGGATGTTTCCGATCCCGTGCCTATCCGCTCCAGTTTCTATGCTTTTATCAAAGCCATCGAAATGGTGCAGCTCAGTGCGGAGAAATTGCTATCCGCTTCTTTGGTCAGCCAGGATCACGAGCCGGCGGCGGGGCTTTTGATCGCTTTTCTGCAGCTATTCCAAAAGCTGCATCATAAAATCAACCGGTTTACGCTGAATTATGTCGACTTCTACTATGATCAGGTGCTGAAAGCACGGCCGCGGAGCTTTGCATCGGATTATGTCTATTTGGTGGTGGCCCCGAGCAAGAAGAATCACACGGTACTGATACCGAAGGGCACGGAGTTTCTGGCTGGGCTGGATGAAAACAAGCGCGCTATCGTGTATGCAGCCGCTGAGGATGTCAAGATCAACGATGCCGCGGTCAGTGCGATTCATACGCTGTTTTTTAAACGCGACGCGCTGAATTTCCCTGAGAATAGTTTGTTTGAGTCGGTC
The nucleotide sequence above comes from Gammaproteobacteria bacterium. Encoded proteins:
- the vgrG gene encoding type VI secretion system tip protein VgrG is translated as MADSPLTGSTGVISVIILSNGNAIADTVQIVSIEIVYGVNKIPSARIVILDGDMPNNDFPVSDADDFKPGAVITINAGYANQTSTVFKGVVIKHGIKMDGDNFSRLIVQCKDSAVAMTVGRKNANFVDSKDSDIISKLIGAYSGLSSDVTATTTSYKELVQYYCTDWDYLLTRAEVNGFLVTVDSGKVSVKAPQTDGSAVLTLTYGIDLMAFSADLDAASQFPVVKGIAWDLTSQAVQEAQASPEQLTGQGNLKAADLGSVIAPDYFRLQTDAPLENAVLTGWAKGQQIKSGLARIRGYAAFQGSAKVKIGDLVELKGVGARFNGNVLVTAVKHDIKQGNWVTEIEFGMPSQWFTEQYKTEAPLTSGFVPGVNGLQVGVVKKLDADPEGQYKIQVSVPVLQAETDGVWARLASFYGSNGIGAFFIPEIGDEVVLGYFNDDPSHPVILGSLYSSKQKMPYELTADNFTKAVVTRSKLKLEFDDDKKVITLTTPGNNKIVISDDQKSILLQDQNANKIELNSSGIVIDSPKDIKISAKGKVTIDAVSNIELTAQADIKNQGLNINHQANVGFSAKGNATAELSASGQTTVKGAIVMIN
- a CDS encoding PAAR domain-containing protein, producing the protein MPPAARITDMHTCPMQTPGVPPIPHVGGPISGPCVPTVLIGNMPAAVVGDMCVCVGPPDSIVKGSATVMISNRPAARVGDTTAHGGTIVLGLPTVMIGG
- a CDS encoding GPW/gp25 family protein, which produces MSIDKSFLGTGWGFPPEFNKQGSARKVAAEEDIHESLFILLSTNPGERVMQPTYGCGLKSQVFEEINETAVTVMVDLIRRAILFFEPRVIVESIRVDSDNQEDILNGLIKIDVAYIVRATNNRHNIVYPFYFTEGTNVKL